A single window of Nyctibius grandis isolate bNycGra1 chromosome Z, bNycGra1.pri, whole genome shotgun sequence DNA harbors:
- the REXO5 gene encoding RNA exonuclease 5 isoform X1, translating to MAKAVCVNGYKRRGGAGPEAGGRQAARKRRKVDGGGPEEKSSRLSAALFGEDCEISHDQLYELLKYAALGKCHSATQPSWCHIYHQSHLAGVVVIVLHEMSQLHFYKFYLQFKHLRKVFRHRFTLTPSANFLASLYGEGANPKPQNTAQGLTSSSSECMPKSSDLQSDPIIRKYGEKKRGLTSYTLTLEEQKKNYYPIKGSPGCKGYIYTECDQQRTDSSPLFGLDCEMCLTAKGNEVTRVSLVDAQGQCLLNELVKPESTVVNYRTRFSGITKKMLLPVKTRLSDIQTRLKKMLPRDAVLVGHSLNADLQALEMIHPSVIDTSLLFARNEGRRFKLKFLAKAVLGKDIQCEQKLGHDPAEDARAALELAQFFIEQGPAKVAELNLEMLLTTEKLAEASQNKDALQLQGCRVQEQLNELPYLSKPCFLDCLRVTGQNPLLLGRQELGSSGLCQSNLSTSNKQILQRALEDVPLSTFSIIEFSLGPEYMASHLAGLCEKVRSKLTDMLTIYAGPFEESFCLKSVKKEFGRCGPIRSLRVVTETYQPYVCIQYEVLEAAQLAVESLNGAEVAGSCIKVQRPVTAAMLDCDVLIKELELDVENEGVIYVAGLKKSLTETDLQEEFSQLKDLETLFLPKDRQSGKHRNCCFLKFQKSQSAVDALEVINSWTMKGSTLRSRNALASGHLWRWIWQMKYSNEKQGGNMLYEKMEQLCDSEQDLRKKVKKLDHRIKKLYRSLQNNTLCVVLFPGVNSMHGSQSGLGLMGIKDDGGRSAW from the exons ATGGCGAAGGCTGTCTGCGTAAACGGGTACAAAAGGCGCGGCGGAGCCGGTCCGGAGGCGGGCGGACGGCAGGCAGCGcggaagaggaggaaggtggaTGGCGGCGGCCCGGAG gaaaagtcATCTCGCTTGTCAGCAGCTTTATTTGGTGAGGACTGCGAAATCAGCCATGACCAGCTGTATGAGTTGTTAAAGTATGCAGCTTTGGGAAAATGCCACAGTGCAACACAACCCAG ctgGTGCCATATTTATCACCAAAGCCACCTGGCTGGGGTTGTGGTTATTGTTCTACATGAAATGAGCCAACTCCATTTCTACAAATTCTATTTGCAGTTCAAACACCTCAGAAAAGTGTTCCGGCAT agattCACATTAACACCTTCCGCTAACTTCCTGGCCAGCCTGTATGGAGAAGGAGCAAACCCGAAACCTCAAAACACTGCACAAG gTTTGACTTCCAGTAGCAGTGAATGTATGCCTAAAAGCTCAGACTTGCAAAGTGATCCCATCATTCggaaatatggagaaaaaaaacgaGGCCTTACTAGCTATACTCTGACTttagaagagcagaaaaaaaattactatccCATAAAAG GCTCCCCTGGATGTAAGGGCTATATATATACAGAGTGTGATCAGCAGAGGACAGACAGCAGCCCCCTCTTTGGTCTGGATTGTgaaatg TGCCTGACCGCAAAAGGGAACGAAGTCACTCGTGTCTCTTTGGTGGATGCACAGGGTCAATGCCTCTTGAATGAACTAGTCAAACCTGAAAGCACAGTAGTGAACTACCGCACCAG gttCTCAGGaatcacaaagaaaatgcttcttCCAGTGAAAACAAGACTGTCAGACATCCAAACCAGactaaaaaaaatgcttccccGTGATGCAGTATTGGTGGGTCATTCTTTAAATGCTGATCTTCAGGCTTTGGAA aTGATCCACCCCAGTGTTATTGATACTTCATTGCTTTTTGCAAGAAATGAAGGTCGAAGATTTAAGCTAAAATTTCTAGCCAAAGCTGTTTTAGG GAAGGACATTCAGTGTGAACAGAAGCTTGGGCATGATCCTGCAGAAGATGCTAGAGCTGCATTGGAATTGGCTCAGTTCTTTATTGAGCAAGGACCAGCAAAG GTAGCAGAACTAAACTTGGAGATGCTTCTGACAACTGAAAAACTGGCTGAGGCCTCACAGAACAAAGACGCGTTACAGCTACAAGGATGTAGGGTCCAGGAACAGCTGAATGAGCTTCCATATTTATCCAAACCATG TTTTTTAGACTGCTTGCGGGTGACtggccaaaaccccctccttTTGGGCAGACAGGAACTAGGCTCTTCTGGCCTGTGTCAGAGTAACCTGAGCACTTCAAACAAACAG ATTCTTCAGAGAGCCTTAGAAGATGTTCCCCTGTCCACATTCAGTATCATTGAGTTCAGTTTGGGTCCAGAGTACATGGCATCTCACCTTGCCGGACTTTGTGAAAAG GTGAGAAGCAAGCTGACTGACATGCTGACAATTTACGCAGGTCCTTTTGAAGAAAGCTTTTGCCTGAAGTCTGTGAAAAAAGAATTTGGGAGGTGTGGACCAATCCGATCTCTTAGAGTAGTAACTGAAACATACCAG CCCTATGTCTGTATCCAATACGAAGTGCTGGAAGCTGCCCAGCTTGCTGTGGAAAGCTTAAACGGAGCTGAGGTAGCAGGATCCTGCATTAAG GTCCAGAGACCTGTCACGGCAGCAATGCTGGACTGTGATGTTTTGATAAAGGAACTAGAACTGGATGTAGAAAACGAAGGTGTGATTTATGTGGCGGGTCTAAAGAAGTCATTAACAGAGACAGACTTGCAAGAAGAATTCAGCCAGTTGAAAGACCTGGAAACACTATTCCTGCCAAAGGATCGCCAGAGTGGAAAGCACAGGAACTGCTGTTTCCTCA AATTCCAGAAATCACAAAGTGCTGTGGATGCCCTTGAAGTTATAAACAGCTGGACCATGAAGGGCAGCACACTAAGAAGTAGGAATGCTCTTGCTTCAGGTCACCTCTGGAGATGGATTTGGCAAATGAAATACAGCAATGAGAAGCAAGGAGGAAACATGTTATATGAGAAAATGGAGCAACTATGTGACTCT GAGCAGGATCTAAGGAAAAAGGTGAAGAAGTTAGACCATCGTATCAAAAAGCTTTATAGAAGTCTGCAGAATAACACCCTGTGCGTTGTTCTCTTTCCTGGAGTGAACAG CATGCATGGATCACAATCTGGCCTTGGGCTGATGGGAATAAAAGATGACGGAGGGAGGAGTGCTTGGTAA
- the REXO5 gene encoding RNA exonuclease 5 isoform X2, whose amino-acid sequence MSGLTSSSSECMPKSSDLQSDPIIRKYGEKKRGLTSYTLTLEEQKKNYYPIKGSPGCKGYIYTECDQQRTDSSPLFGLDCEMCLTAKGNEVTRVSLVDAQGQCLLNELVKPESTVVNYRTRFSGITKKMLLPVKTRLSDIQTRLKKMLPRDAVLVGHSLNADLQALEMIHPSVIDTSLLFARNEGRRFKLKFLAKAVLGKDIQCEQKLGHDPAEDARAALELAQFFIEQGPAKVAELNLEMLLTTEKLAEASQNKDALQLQGCRVQEQLNELPYLSKPCFLDCLRVTGQNPLLLGRQELGSSGLCQSNLSTSNKQILQRALEDVPLSTFSIIEFSLGPEYMASHLAGLCEKVRSKLTDMLTIYAGPFEESFCLKSVKKEFGRCGPIRSLRVVTETYQPYVCIQYEVLEAAQLAVESLNGAEVAGSCIKVQRPVTAAMLDCDVLIKELELDVENEGVIYVAGLKKSLTETDLQEEFSQLKDLETLFLPKDRQSGKHRNCCFLKFQKSQSAVDALEVINSWTMKGSTLRSRNALASGHLWRWIWQMKYSNEKQGGNMLYEKMEQLCDSEQDLRKKVKKLDHRIKKLYRSLQNNTLCVVLFPGVNSMHGSQSGLGLMGIKDDGGRSAW is encoded by the exons ATGTCag gTTTGACTTCCAGTAGCAGTGAATGTATGCCTAAAAGCTCAGACTTGCAAAGTGATCCCATCATTCggaaatatggagaaaaaaaacgaGGCCTTACTAGCTATACTCTGACTttagaagagcagaaaaaaaattactatccCATAAAAG GCTCCCCTGGATGTAAGGGCTATATATATACAGAGTGTGATCAGCAGAGGACAGACAGCAGCCCCCTCTTTGGTCTGGATTGTgaaatg TGCCTGACCGCAAAAGGGAACGAAGTCACTCGTGTCTCTTTGGTGGATGCACAGGGTCAATGCCTCTTGAATGAACTAGTCAAACCTGAAAGCACAGTAGTGAACTACCGCACCAG gttCTCAGGaatcacaaagaaaatgcttcttCCAGTGAAAACAAGACTGTCAGACATCCAAACCAGactaaaaaaaatgcttccccGTGATGCAGTATTGGTGGGTCATTCTTTAAATGCTGATCTTCAGGCTTTGGAA aTGATCCACCCCAGTGTTATTGATACTTCATTGCTTTTTGCAAGAAATGAAGGTCGAAGATTTAAGCTAAAATTTCTAGCCAAAGCTGTTTTAGG GAAGGACATTCAGTGTGAACAGAAGCTTGGGCATGATCCTGCAGAAGATGCTAGAGCTGCATTGGAATTGGCTCAGTTCTTTATTGAGCAAGGACCAGCAAAG GTAGCAGAACTAAACTTGGAGATGCTTCTGACAACTGAAAAACTGGCTGAGGCCTCACAGAACAAAGACGCGTTACAGCTACAAGGATGTAGGGTCCAGGAACAGCTGAATGAGCTTCCATATTTATCCAAACCATG TTTTTTAGACTGCTTGCGGGTGACtggccaaaaccccctccttTTGGGCAGACAGGAACTAGGCTCTTCTGGCCTGTGTCAGAGTAACCTGAGCACTTCAAACAAACAG ATTCTTCAGAGAGCCTTAGAAGATGTTCCCCTGTCCACATTCAGTATCATTGAGTTCAGTTTGGGTCCAGAGTACATGGCATCTCACCTTGCCGGACTTTGTGAAAAG GTGAGAAGCAAGCTGACTGACATGCTGACAATTTACGCAGGTCCTTTTGAAGAAAGCTTTTGCCTGAAGTCTGTGAAAAAAGAATTTGGGAGGTGTGGACCAATCCGATCTCTTAGAGTAGTAACTGAAACATACCAG CCCTATGTCTGTATCCAATACGAAGTGCTGGAAGCTGCCCAGCTTGCTGTGGAAAGCTTAAACGGAGCTGAGGTAGCAGGATCCTGCATTAAG GTCCAGAGACCTGTCACGGCAGCAATGCTGGACTGTGATGTTTTGATAAAGGAACTAGAACTGGATGTAGAAAACGAAGGTGTGATTTATGTGGCGGGTCTAAAGAAGTCATTAACAGAGACAGACTTGCAAGAAGAATTCAGCCAGTTGAAAGACCTGGAAACACTATTCCTGCCAAAGGATCGCCAGAGTGGAAAGCACAGGAACTGCTGTTTCCTCA AATTCCAGAAATCACAAAGTGCTGTGGATGCCCTTGAAGTTATAAACAGCTGGACCATGAAGGGCAGCACACTAAGAAGTAGGAATGCTCTTGCTTCAGGTCACCTCTGGAGATGGATTTGGCAAATGAAATACAGCAATGAGAAGCAAGGAGGAAACATGTTATATGAGAAAATGGAGCAACTATGTGACTCT GAGCAGGATCTAAGGAAAAAGGTGAAGAAGTTAGACCATCGTATCAAAAAGCTTTATAGAAGTCTGCAGAATAACACCCTGTGCGTTGTTCTCTTTCCTGGAGTGAACAG CATGCATGGATCACAATCTGGCCTTGGGCTGATGGGAATAAAAGATGACGGAGGGAGGAGTGCTTGGTAA
- the DCUN1D3 gene encoding LOW QUALITY PROTEIN: DCN1-like protein 3 (The sequence of the model RefSeq protein was modified relative to this genomic sequence to represent the inferred CDS: inserted 1 base in 1 codon; deleted 1 base in 1 codon), translating to MGQCVTKCKNPSSTLGSKNGERESSSKSHSKRSAVHKDDHGSACGKSSGDILVNGTKKTDAAVESSQPPMFSGDTKKDSVSSAEESSLQRIGELFRRYKDEREDAILEEGMERFCNDLCVDPTEFKVLVLAWKFQAATMCKFTRKEFFEGCRAINADSIDGICARFPSLLNEAKQEDKFKDLYRFTFQFGLDSEEGQRSLHREIAIALWKLVFTQNKPPXLDQWLHFLSENPSGIKGISRDTWNMFLNFTQVIGPDLSNYSEDEAWPSLFDTFVEWEMERRKKEEETKCITSSDTEGLCAEEQT from the exons ATGGGCCAGTGTGTCACAAAGTGCAAGAATCCTTCTTCTACCCTTGGCAGCAAAAATGGGGAAAGGGAATCCAGCAGCAAGTCACATAGTAAGAGAAGTGCAGTCCAC AAAGATGACCATGGTTCAGCTTGCGGGAAGTCTTCAGGAGATATACTTGTGAATGGGACAAAGAAAACGGACGCTGCTGTAGAGTCTAGTCAGCCTCCAATGTTTTCTGGAGATACAAAGAAAGACTCTGTTTCCAGTGCAGAAGAATCTTCGCTCCAAAGGATCGGGGAGTTATTTAGGAGGTATAAGGATGAACGGGAAGATGCCATACTGGAAGAAGGAATGGAACGATTTTGCAATGACCTCTGTGTTGATCCCACTGAATTTAAAGTGCTAGTTTTGGCTTGGAAATTCCAGGCTGCTACCATGTGCAAATTTACAAG GAAGGAGTTTTTTGAAGGCTGCAGAGCAATAAACGCGGACAGCATTGACGGCATTTGTGCAAGGTTCCCCAGCCTCTTAAACGAAGCCAAGCAGGAAGATAAATTCAAGGATCTCTATCGTTTCACCTTCCAGTTCGGCCTGGACTCTGAAGAAGGACAGAGGTCACTACATCGGGAAATAGCCATTGCCCTTTGGAAATTAGTCTTCACCCAAAACAAGCCCC TTTTGGACCAGTGGTTACACTTCCTAAGCGAGAACCCCTCAGGAATCAAGGGAATCTCCCGGGACACGTGGAACATGTTTCTAAATTTTACTCAGGTGATTGGACCGGACCTTAGCAACTACAGCGAGGACGAGGCCTGGCCGAGTCTCTTCGATACCTTTGTAGAGTGGGAAATGGAAcgaaggaaaaaggaagaggaaaccAAATGTATTACGTCTTCGGACACAGAGGGCCTGTGTGCGGAGGAACAGACTTAG